TGCACCACCCAGATGGGACCTTCCTTCTCCATGAACGTCACACGGCACTCGAAGAACTCCTCGCCCTTTGGCAATAAGTGTTCGCGCCAATTGTCAGAGAGTTTGAGTTCCTCCTTTTTCGACACGACTGCAGTCGGTTCCACAGTGGTTGTTGGTGTTGACGTTGTACTTTCGATCATAACTTGAGTCTTTGGCGGAGTTTCACCCAGCGAAAGTTTAGATGCATCCATCTCTACGGTCTTGGTAGAGATAGGTTTTGACGGCTGCTGAATTGGCCTGTAGGCCACCAAAGGACTGGAATatcatttatttgtaatattacCAAGAGAAACGTAAGATGTAAGCCTAAGTCTAACGGCCCTCAcagaatttctttaaaaaaaaaaagctaacaCCTAcggtattaaatttattttatgtcaTTTGATGACTAagcaagttttaaaaaatttgagttTTGCCGTATATTATCATTATTCTGGTGAACGCGAGTATAATTTGTTGCGTATCAGTTCATGAACTGATTTTTTACGCATTTACTCACGGCATGATGATGCAGAAGTACTTGTGCCTCTGCCAATCCAGCCGCTGGCATGCGTCCTGGCAATAGGGTTCTCCGCACCGCTGGCACATAAGCCCGGCCGGATTTCCACAAACGACGCACACCATTTGCATTTCGTCCGAATTAGTCGTTCCACGAATTCCCATTCACAAGATTCCAGAAATCGTCGAGATGATAACTCCAAAGACGCCACGCggcaataatttaataaaagaacaGCGAAATGAAAGGAATGACACAGAAAATGGCGGGCTAACGGaacttttttataagaaattgCGTAGTGTGTAAAAGAACACCGAAATATAACCTTAACAAGCAGCTTAAACGTTTTTGAACTCTCAGTAATTGTTTACGTTGATTGAAGGGTATTTGAAACGAAACCGCGTTacacttaattaatttacttaaattttaagctcACAAACAACGCGCTTCTTAAAACGAAGAGAACAAGAAAGAGGAGACACACGTCAGCTTTTGTCAGTGAGACCGGCCATTTATCAAAAATCGATAGGTAGTTATGTTTTCCAACACtagtaacaaaaaatttgtagccagatttatttaattttgtagtcCCTTATACCTTGGCTAGTTAATGTTTTAagcagatttttaatttacaaaatcgTCTAATCGTATTGGTTaatgttcatttattttttattttatttgtatagaTAGCCTTACTCTTAGctaaataaaattggtttgttatAGTTATGGTAAATTTTAcgctttttttgtatttgtattataaataaattcttacaTGTTTCTCAAACACTCATCATATAACATGAGCTATTTTAGCTAGTTTTACCTGTTTACCTAGCTAGTTTTCTGTAGCGAGAGCTGGTCACACTCCTGTTTTACGTCTTTGTTATCGATAATTCCCGCCTCTTCTGGGCATTGAGTGTGTTTCGcgaaatatttgtttacaaactgaacattttggaaattaaatcTTTCAGCGGATTGGCAAACAAGATGAGCACCGGCAACAAAGGCGGTTACAAGACGCCGCGGAAGCAAAACCTGAAATCCATTGAAAACCTTACAAATTCGGAGGAAGACTCCGAAGATCTGGATACGGCGATGGTTGAGGATGCCGGGGAATCGGATTCGAAAGGCACCAGGCGCCGTTCCGCCCGACGTCCAAGTCCCACCAAGAAGTACCAGGCctacaaaaatgaaaataatggaaaaacGCTGGATGATGCAGAGATGTCGGATGAATTGAGCAGTGAGCCAGAGGATCAGGATGAAGAAGAGGCTACAGAGGAGCTGGAGAATGCAGCCCGTCCAACTTCCAAGGACCTTCACCTCATCCAATCCGAGTACAATGTGGCCGGCACCAGCATGTTTGGCTTCAACACGCCCAAAAAAACGCGATGCCATGGCCGTGGCCGCCCTTAATGCCACGCCCCGCACTCCCAAGACCCCAAAAACGCCCCGACTGGGGGTCAAAACGCCGGACACCAAGCGCAAGAAGTCCACAGATCAGCCAAAGACTCCCGCCCATGTTCGCACCCGTGTGAAGAATCGTATGTAGTTATCGTTCACTTACATTACTTGGTAGTTCTACAgtttttcttcttattttttggtaTATATTGTTTAcccttttaataaaaatatttaattctttcaGAGATTGCCAAAATAGTTGCGGATTCGGATGAGGATTTCTCCGGTGACGAAAGCGACTTCCAACCCAGTGGTATAGGTTCGTCCtccagtagcagtagcagcgATGGCGGCGATTCCTCGGAAAACGATGCGGCTGATGATGAGCCAAAGACGCCTTGCAAAGCCCGTCGTGCCATTGTGGTGCCCGTTCTGCCCAAAACTCCATCGGCAGCTCGTCTCCGACAATCGGCAAGGGCTAAGAAGTCGAATGAGTTTGTGCCCGAGAGCGAAAGCTATTTCCAATCGCATGCCAGCAGTAAGATCCTCACCTCAGATCATACATTGGATCGTTTGAAGAATCCCCGGCTGGCCGCCGATCGTGTGTTTAGCTTGCTGTCTGAAATTAAGCTATCCACCGAGCATGAGACGTCCATTAATGCCATTATGGAGGAGTACCGTTCGTACTTTCCCAAGTGGATGTGCATATTGAACGAGGGCTTCAATATAATTCTGTATGGATTGGGATCCAAGCGGCAGTTGCTACAGTCATTCCATCACG
This genomic window from Drosophila gunungcola strain Sukarami chromosome 3R, Dgunungcola_SK_2, whole genome shotgun sequence contains:
- the LOC128266265 gene encoding LOW QUALITY PROTEIN: origin recognition complex subunit 2 (The sequence of the model RefSeq protein was modified relative to this genomic sequence to represent the inferred CDS: deleted 1 base in 1 codon), giving the protein MSTGNKGGYKTPRKQNLKSIENLTNSEEDSEDLDTAMVEDAGESDSKGTRRRSARRPSPTKKYQAYKNENNGKTLDDAEMSDELSSEPEDQDEEEATEELENAARPTSKDLHLIQSEYNVAGTSMFGFNTPKKRDAMAVAALNATPRTPKTPKTPRLGVKTPDTKRKKSTDQPKTPAHVRTRVKNQIAKIVADSDEDFSGDESDFQPSGIGSSSSSSSSDGGDSSENDAADDEPKTPCKARRAIVVPVLPKTPSAARLRQSARAKKSNEFVPESESYFQSHASSKILTSDHTLDRLKNPRLAADRVFSLLSEIKLSTEHETSINAIMEEYRSYFPKWMCILNEGFNIILYGLGSKRQLLQSFHHEVLEKQTVLVVNGFFPSLTLKDVLDSITSEILDAGVSPVNPHEAVDMIEEEFALIPETHLFLIVHNLDGAMLRNVKAQAILSRLARVPNIHLLASIDHINTPLLWDQGKLSSFNFSWWDCTTMLPYTNETAFENSLLVQNSGELALSSMRSVFSSLTTNSRGIYMLIVKYQLKNKGNATYQGMPFRDLYSSCREAFLVSSDLALRAQLTEFLDHKLVKSKRSVDGSEQLTIPIDGGLLQQFLEEQEKK